The Numenius arquata unplaced genomic scaffold, bNumArq3.hap1.1 HAP1_SCAFFOLD_1359, whole genome shotgun sequence genome has a segment encoding these proteins:
- the ETFB gene encoding LOW QUALITY PROTEIN: electron transfer flavoprotein subunit beta (The sequence of the model RefSeq protein was modified relative to this genomic sequence to represent the inferred CDS: deleted 1 base in 1 codon), producing MAALRVMVGVKRVIDYAVKVRVASDGGSVQTQGVKHSLNPFCEIALEEAVRLRERGAASEVIAVSVGTRACQETLRTALAVGADRAVLAEVGEGAALGPREAALALAGLVGRLRPDLVLLGKQAIDDDCNQTGQILAAILDWPQGTFASGVAVEGPWLRVQREVDGGLETLRLRLPAVLTADLRLNQPRYATLPNIMKAKKKPLEVVGGGEVGVPPAPPRLRVLSLSEPPPRQGGQRVDDVTTLVTRLRDSGCI from the exons ATGGCGGCGCTGCGGGTGATGGTGGGGGTGAAGCGGGTCATCGACTACGCCGTGAAG gTGCGGGTGGCGTCGGACGGGGGCTCGGTGCAGACGCAGGGGGTGAAGCACTCGCTGAACCCCTTCTGCGAGATCGCCCTGGAGGAGGCCGTGCGGCTGCGGGAGCGG GGGGCGGCCAGCGAGGTCATCGCCGTCAGCGTGGGGACACGCGCCTGCCAg GAGACGCTGCGGAcggcgctggcggtgggggccgaCCGGGCGGTGCTGgcggaggtgggggagggggcggcgCTGGGCCCCCGGGAGGCGGCGCTGGCTCTGGCCGGGCTGGTGGGGAGGCTGCGGCCGGACCTGGTGCTGCTGGGCAAGCAg GCCATCGACGACGACTGTAACCAGACGGGGCAGATCCTGGCCGCCATCTTGGACTGGCCGCAG GGTACCTTtgcctcgggggtggccgtggaGGGGCCGTGGCTGCGGGTGCAGCGGGAGGTGGACGGGGGGCTGGAGACGCTGCGCCTGCGCCTGCCCGCCGTGCTGACGGCCGACCTGCGCCTCAACCAGCCGCGCTACGCCACGCTGCCCAACATCATG AAAGCCAAGAAGAAGCCtctggaggtggtgggggggggggaagtgggggtgccccccgcccccccccgcctgcgGGTGCTGAGCCTTtccgagccccccccccgccagggggGGCAGCGCGTCGATGACGTCACCACCCTGGTGACCCGCCTGAGGGACAGCGGCTGCatttag